CGGAGAATATAAGTTCGCAGATCGCAATCGTCTTCTCACGATGTCTATGAATGTCGCTCTGCGTGAGTTTCTGCATTTTTGATATGATACGCTCCGACAGGCGTAGTTTGCCGATGGCAATATCCAAGGCCAGCAAACCGTTCGAGTCACGCAGAAGTACGTTCGTCCCGTAATCTAGTAGCATTTGCACAACATCGATACCGTCTGTGCAGGACGCCAAATGCAGCGGTGTATTCAGATTCATGTCCCGGATGTTCGGATCAGCTCCGTTTTGCAGTAGAATCTTAATCGTGTCACGAAAGCCGCGACTGCACGAGATGTGCAATGCGGATCGCATGTAGTAGCTTTCGTGCGTATTAGGCGACATCCCCCTCTCGATCATTTCTTTCACCATCTCAGAGTTGTTGTGTGCTACGGCCTCTAGGAATCGCTTTTCCAAACACCCCGACCGTCGTGAGGCCACGTATGGCGCAGAGCGTGAGTAGTGTTTCGTTCCTTGGCGGGCTTTAAAGGTGTTCCTAGTAGAGCTTGTCTCCGTTGGGGACTCGGTTACTTCCGCTTTCTCAGGATCTTTCGACGGCGATGCTTCCGTGTCCTTTCCAACGGGTACTGCCACTAGCTGAACATCCATCCCGCCTATCGATCTATGGCTTCGGATTTCCACTTTCTGCTACAACCACTACAAAATTAGGTAAACTTCATGCAACTTTTGTTGTGCTGCTTTACCAATGTGCttattttcgttgttttgatCCTCTCCAAATCATGTGACAGCTGAATGCTGTTTTGACAGCTTGTTTTCGCGGTCATTCTGAAATCCGGTTCAAActgcttcaaaacaaaattttagattttttattgtttcttgaTTTCATAAAAATTCCCCTCGGGCAAAGATTCAGAGCACATTTGGATCGTTTTCCGCTTTACCCCGGTGGCCATCCCAGCTGCCGACCACCGATAACGTGCAAGTGAATGTGAAAAACAGTCTGGCATCCGTAATCGCCGTTGTTGATCACTAAGCGAAACCCGAGCGGTGCTTTAGACCTTCCCAGCTGACCGGCCACGTGCAGTAAATGACCGAGAATCTGTAGAAAAAAGCGACCAAAGTATCGTCTAGTACTGTAAACTAGAACTACGCTTCACAGTTACCTCCGTGTCCGACTGTTTGCAGTCTTCTAGTTTtgctatttttcttttcggtatCACGAGAAAATGCACGGGAGCCTGTGGGGCAACGTCGTTGAAggccaaacatttttcatcctcgtagATTACATCGGCAGGGATCTTTTTCTGTATGATTTTGTCAAAAATCGTATCAGCATCTTTGACCGCGGGCTTTGGTTTATCACTGCCGCCACTTTGGCTCAGCAGCCGTACACAATATTGTGTCGGCCGAACTACGTTGCCGGTAAGCCTCTGAAAAGCAGCGGCAAGCATTACACCGTGAGTTAACGATTGTTatacacaaaacacaattcGCGTTACACAATTGTTTTCCCGAGGAATAAAGATTCGGTCTATTTTGACAAATCTGAAATGAACAAGGTCCTTCCCGAGGTATGTATATACTCTTGCTTTCGTTTCTACGATGGTTCATGGTTCGGTTCAAAGCAGCAGGCGCTGACAGCTGAATGGTAAACAATCGCCAGGGCGCTGTTCTTAATTGTGAACGATTGTAACACCAATAAACATGTCCGACGACAAAGCGATTCCGAAGACGGACTACAAGCTTGAACCTGACTCAGAACTGCGGTtcgaaatagaaaataaaaatgaaaaagtagCGGTTGTGGTGAGTATAAACAAGCTTTTACCTACGGCGCGGCCAGGATTGTCCAAGCATGTTTAGTGCCCCACTTTACTTTTAGCTGCTGAATGGCCAAGCGGAACTGTTCGGCACAGAACTGGTGGTGAAAAAGCCGTATGAATTTGTGACTGGAGCTAAGGTAGCCATATTCACGTACCACGGTTGCACCATTGAGCTACGAGGAAAACCGGACGTAGCGTACGTTGCCAAGGAAACGCCGATGGTAATGTACTTGAACGCCAACTCGGCGCTCGAGCATTTgagaaaaaaagcggaacaagAGGATGCCCAAGGCCCGATCGTGATGGTCGTTGGTCCAATGGACGTCGGCAAAACGACACTGTGCCGAATATTTCTGAACTACGCCGTGCGTCTCGGGCGTAGACCAATTTACGTTGACCTGGACGTAGGCCAAGGAGGAATTGCCATTCCCGGTACAATCGGAGCGTTGCTCGTAGAGAGACCTTCTCCGGTAGCTGACGGATTTTCCCAGCAAGCGCCGCTTGTTTATCACTACGGTCATAACTCTCCATcgggaaataaaacattctaCGATGTGCTCATCTCGAAATTGGCCGAAACCACACTCGAGCGGCTACAGGCCAACAAGAAGGCCAAATCGTCGGGCATGATCATAAACACCTGCGGATGGGTTAAAGGTTCCGGCTACTCGCACATCCTGCACACGGTGACCGCGTTCGAAGTGACCGCAATATTCGTGCTGGATCAGGAGCGCCTCTACAACGAGTTGCTGAGAGACGTAAAGCGGAACGTTCAGGTGGTGTTTCTGCCGAAAAGTGGGGGAGTCGTTGAGCGTACGCGATCGCAGCGCACGGAGTCTCGAGATCAACGTATTAGAGAGTACTTCTATGGCTCGAAGATGCCATTATTTCCTCATAGCTTCGATGTGAAGTTTGCCGATATAAAGATTTTCAAAGTAGGTTCGCCGCCACTGCCCGATTCCTGCTTGCCGTTGGGCATGAAGGCCGAAGACAACTACACCAAGCTGGTGGCCGTTCTACCCGGTCCACAGTTGTTGCATCACATACTGGCGGTAAGTTTTGCCGAGAACACGGACGAGAACGTGATTCAAACGAATATCGCTGGATTCATTTGCGTGACGAACGTCAACATGGAGAAACAGGTGCTCACAATTCTATCGCCGCAGCCACGTCCTTTACCTCAAACGATTCTACTAGTTTCGGATCTACAATTTATGGATAGTCATTAAGCAAGAACTGATAATGTTAACTTTCTGTTTCAATAAAGAAGCATTCTGAGCTGTTACACTCCCCACTCACTTTGCGTAGCTAAGCGGAGGACGCGTCTGACCGATCGCAATCGTAGGAAAACTTTCCGCAAATGCTTTCTTCATGGCCGTTACCCAGTCGCCTTGCTGCAGAATGACTGAAATGCGCTCGTTAAGAGCCCGTTGTTCCTTCCGAGCTGCATCTAAGGCCCCGCGATTTGTTTCAGCTATGATTTTAAAGGCCATTTCCGGACAGATATTGATGGTGGTCATaatgaaacaatcgaaacccGCAGCCACAGCCCCGCACAAGATGGTATCGGCTCCTAGAAAGATTTGACGACCCTCCTTCAAGCAAGCGCTGCCTTGGTCGAGATCTCCGCTCGTATACTTAATGCCTCGAAAATTGGCTATCTTTTTTTCGGCCAAATCAAGGAACGTTGGCATGTGAACTGCAAGGAAAAGTGTAAATCAAAAGACTGATACCCTAGCATCAGAGCACCACCTGGCGCTTACCGTTTACATCGGTGAACATCGGAATGTGGTAATAGAAAAATGGGATGGTTGGGCAATGCTTTGCCACTGCTCCCAAGAAAGATACTAACGATTCGCTAGTCTTGGGCTTGAAGTACAATTCCGGTAGACAAAGAACGGCATCGGCGTCGATCTTTGCAGCGTGTGTGGCCAACTGCACTACATCCGGAAACGGTGCCCCTCCGATTTGCACCATCATCGTTATGCCATGCTTTCGGCACGATCGTTGCCAAGCCTCCGTCACAGCGATGCGTTCCCCGACGCTCAGCAGCATTCCCTCGCCGGAGGTACCGTTGACAAGGATTCCGCCTACGTTCTTTGCCTTTAGCATGAGAACGTACGGTTCAATAGCGTCGAGGTTTATCTCTTCACTACGATATTAAACTGAATCAATTAGAGTTGCCAGTTTGTAAAAACGTAACTTACCATCCATTCAAGTAAGGTGTGAAAACGGGAGCCATCAAACCCTTAAAGTTGAACTGCTTCATCGTAACGTAGGTTCGGCCACGGTCCGCAAGAAATTAAAACGGTTCTGAAGAGATATAAATTCGCCGAGCAATCCGTCCTTCCATATACgagttgttttttgtttacattcgctTTTTTAAATCTCCGTTATCTCTATCGTGACGATGTTTGCACCGAACAATAGGAACGATTCCATCGATGCCGTAACGTTATTAAATGGAGGGGGTTTTGCAGTCTGTAGGAATTGTACAAACATTGAAACTctttgaaatattttgccTATCGCTCAAGAAGTCCAAATATTTAgtggtttttttaaattgactGTTTTGTGTtaataagaaattaaaaaacccaaaaaaaatccgtaTTTTAGCTGTCCTTAGTCTTCAAAAATCATTTcttacattttacattttacaaaattacacCCAAACCGGTCTAAACTGAATAACGGTTGCTTCAAGCGTCTGCTGCTGAAGCAACAAACTGACAACTATCttgaattggaaaagttttctatCACAGTTTCCGCTTGTGTTGCCTCTCGCTCTGCCCGCAGCGTAGCCTAGAGTGTAAGCGGG
The nucleotide sequence above comes from Anopheles bellator chromosome 1, idAnoBellAS_SP24_06.2, whole genome shotgun sequence. Encoded proteins:
- the LOC131205539 gene encoding protein CLP1 homolog, with the translated sequence MSDDKAIPKTDYKLEPDSELRFEIENKNEKVAVVLLNGQAELFGTELVVKKPYEFVTGAKVAIFTYHGCTIELRGKPDVAYVAKETPMVMYLNANSALEHLRKKAEQEDAQGPIVMVVGPMDVGKTTLCRIFLNYAVRLGRRPIYVDLDVGQGGIAIPGTIGALLVERPSPVADGFSQQAPLVYHYGHNSPSGNKTFYDVLISKLAETTLERLQANKKAKSSGMIINTCGWVKGSGYSHILHTVTAFEVTAIFVLDQERLYNELLRDVKRNVQVVFLPKSGGVVERTRSQRTESRDQRIREYFYGSKMPLFPHSFDVKFADIKIFKVGSPPLPDSCLPLGMKAEDNYTKLVAVLPGPQLLHHILAVSFAENTDENVIQTNIAGFICVTNVNMEKQVLTILSPQPRPLPQTILLVSDLQFMDSH
- the LOC131205542 gene encoding uncharacterized HIT-like protein Synpcc7942_1390, which gives rise to MLAAAFQRLTGNVVRPTQYCVRLLSQSGGSDKPKPAVKDADTIFDKIIQKKIPADVIYEDEKCLAFNDVAPQAPVHFLVIPKRKIAKLEDCKQSDTEILGHLLHVAGQLGRSKAPLGFRLVINNGDYGCQTVFHIHLHVIGGRQLGWPPG
- the LOC131205540 gene encoding ankyrin repeat domain-containing protein 54-like, which translates into the protein MDVQLVAVPVGKDTEASPSKDPEKAEVTESPTETSSTRNTFKARQGTKHYSRSAPYVASRRSGCLEKRFLEAVAHNNSEMVKEMIERGMSPNTHESYYMRSALHISCSRGFRDTIKILLQNGADPNIRDMNLNTPLHLASCTDGIDVVQMLLDYGTNVLLRDSNGLLALDIAIGKLRLSERIISKMQKLTQSDIHRHREKTIAICELIFSVFKKQLRNPLLQHQQRELGFSQEKLEQMFAEFSEQLERVRERQLDFDDIVDQISTLNVKSEIDSDVNSLLSTLQQITI
- the LOC131205541 gene encoding N-acetylneuraminate lyase A-like; amino-acid sequence: MKQFNFKGLMAPVFTPYLNGCEEINLDAIEPYVLMLKAKNVGGILVNGTSGEGMLLSVGERIAVTEAWQRSCRKHGITMMVQIGGAPFPDVVQLATHAAKIDADAVLCLPELYFKPKTSESLVSFLGAVAKHCPTIPFFYYHIPMFTDVNVHMPTFLDLAEKKIANFRGIKYTSGDLDQGSACLKEGRQIFLGADTILCGAVAAGFDCFIMTTINICPEMAFKIIAETNRGALDAARKEQRALNERISVILQQGDWVTAMKKAFAESFPTIAIGQTRPPLSYAK